Within the Glycine max cultivar Williams 82 chromosome 12, Glycine_max_v4.0, whole genome shotgun sequence genome, the region GCCTCAAGTAGGAGCAGCTCGAGAACAAAATCTGATGTTGGATAAAAGCCACCAAGGTCTGCGTCTGAACTCTCTTTGCGAGTGAGAAGAAGCTCTAGGAGCAAATCTCGCGTCGAAACTTCCATCGACGACGCTTGCTTCATGGAGACAACTTCGCCGAGGTGATTAGCATAAGCCATAGGTCGTCGGAGAAGTTATTCAAGATTCTTGATTTGCAGGATGCCTTGATGGATTTGGTGTTGGATATCAACGTTGTGTTTGATTCGAAGTTGTCGGAGTCAATTAGGGTTCAGGCCGCGTAGATTTTGTCACGGTTGGGTGAGGCTATGAGGGGGATTTTGTCTAAATTCGATAACGTTGTGCTTAGGGAAACTTCTAGGGTTCCTGTTCCCGGTGAAAcgacttaattttttaaaattttatccttTTGAGACGGTTTGAAAATCATCATGAAAAGTCAAAGTCGTCGTAAAAAACCTCTCAAAATCGtcataaaaaaacactttttttagtagtttctaCTTGAAAACAAACCtaatttagttaaaataaacaaattaactaaCTAAACTACATGCTATAtgcttatttacaaaaataacaactaaaaaCGAACAAACATAGCTCCAAATTGTAGAAAATATTGTAATGTAATTGCTTCTACTTCTTGACAAAAGTAAGAAATGTATAGAAATTATCTATGTaaagccaaaagaaaaaatgtacaGAAAAGCAACTATAACTATCAGAAACTTGGAATGTCTTTTTAGCAAAGAAAGGACAACTATAATCTCTCTTCATAATTAGAAGAAGACacatacaaaagaaaaacatgaaagaGTTTCTCATGCATTAAATGAAGAATCAAAACATGATTATTTCTTAGAAACTCTCTTACCAGGGACGGAGCTATGGGGTGGGTGGGGGGCATGCCCATAAAACAAATCTTAATTTATTCATTCAATTTGTGCAACAACTTCCCTAAACTGTAGCTAGGGAGTAGGGACGAAGgttttcatcttcttttttttttgttcctttttcttcAACCAATTATCAGTTTTTTTAATAGATGATATTTAAATAACGTTAAAATCAATAGaagataagattaattttatcaactttaaatatataaagtttTAAATAGTAAGCAACACGACAATCTTATGCTCTTcttgataaataataataatttttatcttattaaaaagattttatccacttttatattttaaataccagatatatttttgtcaaataGATTAGATTTTAtcctatattaaaaaaatataaaattttatcttcttttataCTTTAAATACTATATGTTGGTAGTGAACCTTTTGTgtggcttttttttttcctaagttAATTTGCTTTCAATCAAGACCTCTCCACTTTTATTGTTCCATCACTCACCGCTCACACGTATTGACAATTTTAGAAACGCACATCACAGTTCAAGAAATGAATCACCGAACACGCTTAGGTAAAGCAATAAGGTATgtataattatttcatattattcTATTCAATATATTGTTTAGTCAATAAATGTAAAAAGTGTAAGGtgttaattcaattaaaattaagttattacCTTAGTAATTCTTATATACTTACATGTAATTATAACATTATATTatcaagattttatttaaaaatttatgtgtatatattttttcccgATATTTTGTTTGCATGGTTGCCTCTCTGTCAATGAATGTTGGCTTCGTCCCTGACTCTCACAACTGACATTTCTCGAagaagtctataaaagcaagtctTGAAGCAAAGAAAATAAGTTAAGCTGAACAAATCTTTGAACCTTTCTCTTTGATTTTAACCTTGCTTACAATGGCCGATAGTTCCTACAAGCTCTAAATAGTTTCATTCTTTGAATTGCAAAGTTACCTTGTATCTTGTGTGTTAAACTTTCATATGCTCACTTGAGTTACCTTGCATTGCAAAGAATTttttcacaatttcacacaTACTGTTTAAtcaactaaatttttatttagaagACTCAACTAACTAAGTTAATTAAACTTCTCTAGTAAGAAATGTTTTGGTTTAAGTAAAACGTTTTAaacttacaaaaattaaaaattcgaGTAAGAAAGCAAAATTATATTTCAGTCAaactttaatttctatatttcgGTGCAGGGAGAAGGAATATCCGTATGGTGGCATGGAATGAAGATAAGTACCACTAGTACGTTTATTACAACTGTTTCGGAACACAGTTTAATAAATTCGCGTTAAACTTCTCTTCCAGCTGTACGACCGAGACTTGGTCACAAGTACTCCGTACTAAAAAAGCATGGGACCCGAAATGGCTCTTAGgactaataataattatgaatgTAACTGACATGATTAGTTGATAACTAAGAAAATTATAGTGTGTGGATTATCTACAAAAATGgcaaaataaagttattttcttttagaGGCACGAAAACAAAACCATAAATACGATGATGATTTCTAACTACAATTGATTAAACCATCCTCACTCACCTGCAAGAAGAACAGTATCATATAGATAGATTGGAATAATTAATCGAAGGCTTTgcatataaaaaaggaaaaccaAACAGGAGTCATAAACCAGAGTTCAGAAATGAAcaggaaattaataaaaaaaaaaaagacttcacTATTTTTGCTCAAATATTTACATCTTCAGAATACAATATAGCTTATCCCCAACTAGACCTCACATATAGATATGTAAGTATACATTTAAAATATCCTATAATGTAGCTATTTATAACAGAATTTGGTGCATACGTGTTGATCTCATTATTTAAAAACCAATTTCTGGTCACGAGCTTGACTGTGACGTGAAGATTTTTTAGAACACAATTGCAATTATGGCCGCGTAGGTTATATTTATCTGTAATTTCTTACGATATCAAGAAATACAAAGAAACCTAATTAATCGCGaatgcaatttaaaaccttgtttGCAAGTAATTTGTCATCTGTAAGACTTGAGCATGGCTCCACAGAAAGTGCACATAATAGCCTTCCAAGATTTCCAATAGAAAGGAACAAAGCAAAATCTAGTTTGAGTAATCATGTCTGCCACGCTGGCGCCGCCGCCGCACCGCGAGCACGACCCTGCCACCGGCTTGCTCCGCTTCACTTTCTTTGTCTGATCcacaagaaaacaaaagcaCACCATGTTTTCCAACAACGTTGTCACTTCGAAGAACTGAATCTCTTGATTTTCTTTATATTGTAAGATTTACAACATCGATCACACAGTTTCCTTTAAGAAAATACAGATTCAAAACGTGTTCTGAAGGATGCTTTTATGATTTGGGGAATTGGGTGCTTTCAAGATTTTATAGAGGGAACAGAGAACTGAGAAAAAGTGAGGTTCGTTAAAAGGTCAACTGTATGGGCGATTTTGGCCCGTTGGATGCCCGACGCGTGTTGCGG harbors:
- the LOC100810234 gene encoding uncharacterized protein produces the protein MVCFCFLVDQTKKVKRSKPVAGSCSRCGGGASVADMITQTRFCFVPFYWKSWKAIMCTFCGAMLKSYR